The following proteins are encoded in a genomic region of Heliangelus exortis chromosome 7, bHelExo1.hap1, whole genome shotgun sequence:
- the PAPSS2 gene encoding bifunctional 3'-phosphoadenosine 5'-phosphosulfate synthase 2 isoform X4, with the protein MSSRERTGATNVVYQAHHVSRSKRGQVVGTRGGFRGCTVWLTGLSGAGKTTISFALEEYLVSHRIPCYSLDGDNIRHGLNKNLGFSPGDREENIRRIAEVARLFADAGLICITSFISPFAKDRQNARKIHEAAGLPFFEIFVDAPLNICESRDVKGLYKKARAGEIKGFTGIDSEYEKPETPELVLKTSVASVSECIQQVVELLQTQNIVPHGSVKDVLELFVPENKLSSVRAEAEMLPSVEITKLDLQWVQVLSEGWATPLTGFMREAEYLQVIHFGTLMNDGVVNLSVPIVLPISTQDKERLEGCEAVVLTHAGRKVAVLRSPEYFQHRKEERCARVWGTTCAKHPHVKMVMESGDWLVGGDLLVLEKIKWNDGLDQYRLTPLTLKQKFREMNADAVFAFQLRNPVHNGHALLMQDTRRQLLERGYKNPVLLLHPLGGWTKDDDVPLEWRMKQHTAVLEEQVLDPKSTIVAIFPSPMLYAGPTEVQWHCRARMIAGANFYIVGRDPAGIPHPETKNDLYEPTQGGKVLSMAPGLTSVEIIPFRVAAYNKVKKAMDFYDPQRHNDFDFISGTRMRKLAREGGNPPDGFMAPKAWKVLTEYYQSLEKKN; encoded by the exons GGAGCAACCAATGTGGTTTACCAGGCCCATCATGTCAGCAGGAGTAAGAGAGGACAAGTGGTTGGTACCAGGGGTGGATTTCGAGGCTGCACAGTTTGGCTGACAG GCCTTTCTGGTGCTGGCAAGACAACCATCAGCTTTGCTCTGGAAGAGTACTTGGTCTCTCACAGAATCCCTTGCTATTCCCTGGATGGTGATAACATTCGGCACGGCTTGAATAAAAACCTGGGCTTCTCACCAGGGGACCGGGAGGAGAACATCCGCCGCATCGCAGAGGTGGCCCGGCTGTTTGCTGACGCGGGGCTCATCTGCATAACCAgtttcatttctccttttgcAAAG GATCGTCAAAATGCACGGAAGATTCATGAGGCAGCTGGACTTCCTTTCTTTGAAATCTTTGTAGATGCTCCCCTAAATATTTGTGAAAGCAGAGATGTGAAGGGCCTGTACAAAAAGGCAAGAGCTGGTGAGATCAAAG GATTCACAGGGATTGACTCAGAGTATGAGAAGCCTGAAACTCCCGAACTAGTGTTGAAAACGAGTGTTGCATCAGTGTCTGAGTGTATTCAGCAGGTTGTGGAGCTCCTCCAAACACAA AACATTGTCCCCCATGGCTCAGTTAAGGATGTCCTTGAGCTCTTTGTACCTGAGAATAAACTCAGTAGTGTCCGAGCTGAAGCAGAAATGCTGCCCTCTGTGGAGATCACTAAG CTGGATCTGCAGTGGGTGCAGGTGCTGAGTGAAGGCTGGGCCACCCCCCTGACCGGCTTCATGCGTGAGGCAGAGTACCTGCAAGTGATCCATTTCGGGACCCTGATGAACG ACGGCGTTGTCAACCTGAGTGTCCCCATCGTGCTGCCCATCTCCACGCAGGACAAGGAGCGCCTGGAGGGCTGCGAGGCCGTGGTGCTCACCCACGCGGGGAGGAAGGTGGCTGTGCTGAGGAGCCCTGAGTACttccagcacaggaaagagGAACGCTGTGCCCGGGTCTGGGGCACCACCTGTGCCAAGCACCCCCATGTCAAA ATGGTGATGGAGAGTGGAGACTGGCTGGTTGGTGGAGACCTCCTTGTGCTGGAGAAGATCAAATGGAATGATGGGCTGGACCAGTACCGCCTGACACCGCTCACTCTCAAGCAGAAGTTCAGAGAAATGAATGCTG ATGCTGTCTTTGCATTCCAGCTGCGCAACCCCGTGCACAACGGGCACGCCCTGCTCATGCAGGACACGCGGAGACAGCTTTTGGAGAGGGGTTACAAAAACCCCGTGCTTCTCCTGCACCCCTTGGGAGGATGGACCAAAGATGACGATGTCCCACTGGAGTGGAGGATGAAGCAGCACACGGCAGTGCTGGAAGAGCAAGTTTTGGACCCAAAGTCAACCATCGTGGCCATCTTCCCCTCGCCCATGCTCTACGCCGGCCCCACGGAG GTGCAGTGGCACTGCCGAGCTCGTATGATTGCTGGGGCCAATTTCTACATCGTGGGACGTGACCCTGCAGGCATTCCTCACCCTGAGACCAAGAATGACCTCTATGAGCCCACACAGGGAGGGAAGGTCCTCAGCATGGCACCAGGGCTGACCTCAGTAGAAATCATCCCCTTCCGGGTTGCTGCTTACAACAAAGTGAAAAAGGCCATGGATTTTTATGACCCACAAAG GCACAATGATTTTGACTTCATCTCAGGAACACGCATGAGGAAGCTTGCTCGGGAAGGTGGAAACCCACCAGATGGCTTCATGGCCCCCAAAGCTTGGAAGGTCCTCACTGAGTACTACCAgtcattggaaaaaaagaactaa
- the PAPSS2 gene encoding bifunctional 3'-phosphoadenosine 5'-phosphosulfate synthase 2 isoform X3 produces the protein MSSRERTGATNVVYQAHHVSRSKRGQVVGTRGGFRGCTVWLTGLSGAGKTTISFALEEYLVSHRIPCYSLDGDNIRHGLNKNLGFSPGDREENIRRIAEVARLFADAGLICITSFISPFAKDRQNARKIHEAAGLPFFEIFVDAPLNICESRDVKGLYKKARAGEIKGFTGIDSEYEKPETPELVLKTSVASVSECIQQVVELLQTQNIVPHGSVKDVLELFVPENKLSSVRAEAEMLPSVEITKLDLQWVQVLSEGWATPLTGFMREAEYLQVIHFGTLMNVLPPLLPDGVVNLSVPIVLPISTQDKERLEGCEAVVLTHAGRKVAVLRSPEYFQHRKEERCARVWGTTCAKHPHVKMVMESGDWLVGGDLLVLEKIKWNDGLDQYRLTPLTLKQKFREMNADAVFAFQLRNPVHNGHALLMQDTRRQLLERGYKNPVLLLHPLGGWTKDDDVPLEWRMKQHTAVLEEQVLDPKSTIVAIFPSPMLYAGPTEVQWHCRARMIAGANFYIVGRDPAGIPHPETKNDLYEPTQGGKVLSMAPGLTSVEIIPFRVAAYNKVKKAMDFYDPQRHNDFDFISGTRMRKLAREGGNPPDGFMAPKAWKVLTEYYQSLEKKN, from the exons GGAGCAACCAATGTGGTTTACCAGGCCCATCATGTCAGCAGGAGTAAGAGAGGACAAGTGGTTGGTACCAGGGGTGGATTTCGAGGCTGCACAGTTTGGCTGACAG GCCTTTCTGGTGCTGGCAAGACAACCATCAGCTTTGCTCTGGAAGAGTACTTGGTCTCTCACAGAATCCCTTGCTATTCCCTGGATGGTGATAACATTCGGCACGGCTTGAATAAAAACCTGGGCTTCTCACCAGGGGACCGGGAGGAGAACATCCGCCGCATCGCAGAGGTGGCCCGGCTGTTTGCTGACGCGGGGCTCATCTGCATAACCAgtttcatttctccttttgcAAAG GATCGTCAAAATGCACGGAAGATTCATGAGGCAGCTGGACTTCCTTTCTTTGAAATCTTTGTAGATGCTCCCCTAAATATTTGTGAAAGCAGAGATGTGAAGGGCCTGTACAAAAAGGCAAGAGCTGGTGAGATCAAAG GATTCACAGGGATTGACTCAGAGTATGAGAAGCCTGAAACTCCCGAACTAGTGTTGAAAACGAGTGTTGCATCAGTGTCTGAGTGTATTCAGCAGGTTGTGGAGCTCCTCCAAACACAA AACATTGTCCCCCATGGCTCAGTTAAGGATGTCCTTGAGCTCTTTGTACCTGAGAATAAACTCAGTAGTGTCCGAGCTGAAGCAGAAATGCTGCCCTCTGTGGAGATCACTAAG CTGGATCTGCAGTGGGTGCAGGTGCTGAGTGAAGGCTGGGCCACCCCCCTGACCGGCTTCATGCGTGAGGCAGAGTACCTGCAAGTGATCCATTTCGGGACCCTGATGAACG TCCTCCCCCCTCTCTTGCCAGACGGCGTTGTCAACCTGAGTGTCCCCATCGTGCTGCCCATCTCCACGCAGGACAAGGAGCGCCTGGAGGGCTGCGAGGCCGTGGTGCTCACCCACGCGGGGAGGAAGGTGGCTGTGCTGAGGAGCCCTGAGTACttccagcacaggaaagagGAACGCTGTGCCCGGGTCTGGGGCACCACCTGTGCCAAGCACCCCCATGTCAAA ATGGTGATGGAGAGTGGAGACTGGCTGGTTGGTGGAGACCTCCTTGTGCTGGAGAAGATCAAATGGAATGATGGGCTGGACCAGTACCGCCTGACACCGCTCACTCTCAAGCAGAAGTTCAGAGAAATGAATGCTG ATGCTGTCTTTGCATTCCAGCTGCGCAACCCCGTGCACAACGGGCACGCCCTGCTCATGCAGGACACGCGGAGACAGCTTTTGGAGAGGGGTTACAAAAACCCCGTGCTTCTCCTGCACCCCTTGGGAGGATGGACCAAAGATGACGATGTCCCACTGGAGTGGAGGATGAAGCAGCACACGGCAGTGCTGGAAGAGCAAGTTTTGGACCCAAAGTCAACCATCGTGGCCATCTTCCCCTCGCCCATGCTCTACGCCGGCCCCACGGAG GTGCAGTGGCACTGCCGAGCTCGTATGATTGCTGGGGCCAATTTCTACATCGTGGGACGTGACCCTGCAGGCATTCCTCACCCTGAGACCAAGAATGACCTCTATGAGCCCACACAGGGAGGGAAGGTCCTCAGCATGGCACCAGGGCTGACCTCAGTAGAAATCATCCCCTTCCGGGTTGCTGCTTACAACAAAGTGAAAAAGGCCATGGATTTTTATGACCCACAAAG GCACAATGATTTTGACTTCATCTCAGGAACACGCATGAGGAAGCTTGCTCGGGAAGGTGGAAACCCACCAGATGGCTTCATGGCCCCCAAAGCTTGGAAGGTCCTCACTGAGTACTACCAgtcattggaaaaaaagaactaa
- the PAPSS2 gene encoding bifunctional 3'-phosphoadenosine 5'-phosphosulfate synthase 2 isoform X1: MAHKLKPGQPSCFLHPLLSLCSMYNTEQAEGAEGMVSLVPWQLNFGLLILLLIWPMFFQLHVSKGATNVVYQAHHVSRSKRGQVVGTRGGFRGCTVWLTGLSGAGKTTISFALEEYLVSHRIPCYSLDGDNIRHGLNKNLGFSPGDREENIRRIAEVARLFADAGLICITSFISPFAKDRQNARKIHEAAGLPFFEIFVDAPLNICESRDVKGLYKKARAGEIKGFTGIDSEYEKPETPELVLKTSVASVSECIQQVVELLQTQNIVPHGSVKDVLELFVPENKLSSVRAEAEMLPSVEITKLDLQWVQVLSEGWATPLTGFMREAEYLQVIHFGTLMNDGVVNLSVPIVLPISTQDKERLEGCEAVVLTHAGRKVAVLRSPEYFQHRKEERCARVWGTTCAKHPHVKMVMESGDWLVGGDLLVLEKIKWNDGLDQYRLTPLTLKQKFREMNADAVFAFQLRNPVHNGHALLMQDTRRQLLERGYKNPVLLLHPLGGWTKDDDVPLEWRMKQHTAVLEEQVLDPKSTIVAIFPSPMLYAGPTEVQWHCRARMIAGANFYIVGRDPAGIPHPETKNDLYEPTQGGKVLSMAPGLTSVEIIPFRVAAYNKVKKAMDFYDPQRHNDFDFISGTRMRKLAREGGNPPDGFMAPKAWKVLTEYYQSLEKKN, from the exons GGAGCAACCAATGTGGTTTACCAGGCCCATCATGTCAGCAGGAGTAAGAGAGGACAAGTGGTTGGTACCAGGGGTGGATTTCGAGGCTGCACAGTTTGGCTGACAG GCCTTTCTGGTGCTGGCAAGACAACCATCAGCTTTGCTCTGGAAGAGTACTTGGTCTCTCACAGAATCCCTTGCTATTCCCTGGATGGTGATAACATTCGGCACGGCTTGAATAAAAACCTGGGCTTCTCACCAGGGGACCGGGAGGAGAACATCCGCCGCATCGCAGAGGTGGCCCGGCTGTTTGCTGACGCGGGGCTCATCTGCATAACCAgtttcatttctccttttgcAAAG GATCGTCAAAATGCACGGAAGATTCATGAGGCAGCTGGACTTCCTTTCTTTGAAATCTTTGTAGATGCTCCCCTAAATATTTGTGAAAGCAGAGATGTGAAGGGCCTGTACAAAAAGGCAAGAGCTGGTGAGATCAAAG GATTCACAGGGATTGACTCAGAGTATGAGAAGCCTGAAACTCCCGAACTAGTGTTGAAAACGAGTGTTGCATCAGTGTCTGAGTGTATTCAGCAGGTTGTGGAGCTCCTCCAAACACAA AACATTGTCCCCCATGGCTCAGTTAAGGATGTCCTTGAGCTCTTTGTACCTGAGAATAAACTCAGTAGTGTCCGAGCTGAAGCAGAAATGCTGCCCTCTGTGGAGATCACTAAG CTGGATCTGCAGTGGGTGCAGGTGCTGAGTGAAGGCTGGGCCACCCCCCTGACCGGCTTCATGCGTGAGGCAGAGTACCTGCAAGTGATCCATTTCGGGACCCTGATGAACG ACGGCGTTGTCAACCTGAGTGTCCCCATCGTGCTGCCCATCTCCACGCAGGACAAGGAGCGCCTGGAGGGCTGCGAGGCCGTGGTGCTCACCCACGCGGGGAGGAAGGTGGCTGTGCTGAGGAGCCCTGAGTACttccagcacaggaaagagGAACGCTGTGCCCGGGTCTGGGGCACCACCTGTGCCAAGCACCCCCATGTCAAA ATGGTGATGGAGAGTGGAGACTGGCTGGTTGGTGGAGACCTCCTTGTGCTGGAGAAGATCAAATGGAATGATGGGCTGGACCAGTACCGCCTGACACCGCTCACTCTCAAGCAGAAGTTCAGAGAAATGAATGCTG ATGCTGTCTTTGCATTCCAGCTGCGCAACCCCGTGCACAACGGGCACGCCCTGCTCATGCAGGACACGCGGAGACAGCTTTTGGAGAGGGGTTACAAAAACCCCGTGCTTCTCCTGCACCCCTTGGGAGGATGGACCAAAGATGACGATGTCCCACTGGAGTGGAGGATGAAGCAGCACACGGCAGTGCTGGAAGAGCAAGTTTTGGACCCAAAGTCAACCATCGTGGCCATCTTCCCCTCGCCCATGCTCTACGCCGGCCCCACGGAG GTGCAGTGGCACTGCCGAGCTCGTATGATTGCTGGGGCCAATTTCTACATCGTGGGACGTGACCCTGCAGGCATTCCTCACCCTGAGACCAAGAATGACCTCTATGAGCCCACACAGGGAGGGAAGGTCCTCAGCATGGCACCAGGGCTGACCTCAGTAGAAATCATCCCCTTCCGGGTTGCTGCTTACAACAAAGTGAAAAAGGCCATGGATTTTTATGACCCACAAAG GCACAATGATTTTGACTTCATCTCAGGAACACGCATGAGGAAGCTTGCTCGGGAAGGTGGAAACCCACCAGATGGCTTCATGGCCCCCAAAGCTTGGAAGGTCCTCACTGAGTACTACCAgtcattggaaaaaaagaactaa
- the PAPSS2 gene encoding bifunctional 3'-phosphoadenosine 5'-phosphosulfate synthase 2 isoform X2 — protein MDKPTVMQNPAVENISLFPPKTSPLDASVGNGATNVVYQAHHVSRSKRGQVVGTRGGFRGCTVWLTGLSGAGKTTISFALEEYLVSHRIPCYSLDGDNIRHGLNKNLGFSPGDREENIRRIAEVARLFADAGLICITSFISPFAKDRQNARKIHEAAGLPFFEIFVDAPLNICESRDVKGLYKKARAGEIKGFTGIDSEYEKPETPELVLKTSVASVSECIQQVVELLQTQNIVPHGSVKDVLELFVPENKLSSVRAEAEMLPSVEITKLDLQWVQVLSEGWATPLTGFMREAEYLQVIHFGTLMNVLPPLLPDGVVNLSVPIVLPISTQDKERLEGCEAVVLTHAGRKVAVLRSPEYFQHRKEERCARVWGTTCAKHPHVKMVMESGDWLVGGDLLVLEKIKWNDGLDQYRLTPLTLKQKFREMNADAVFAFQLRNPVHNGHALLMQDTRRQLLERGYKNPVLLLHPLGGWTKDDDVPLEWRMKQHTAVLEEQVLDPKSTIVAIFPSPMLYAGPTEVQWHCRARMIAGANFYIVGRDPAGIPHPETKNDLYEPTQGGKVLSMAPGLTSVEIIPFRVAAYNKVKKAMDFYDPQRHNDFDFISGTRMRKLAREGGNPPDGFMAPKAWKVLTEYYQSLEKKN, from the exons ATGGATAAACCTACAGTCATGCAGAATCCAGCTGTGGAGAATATATCTTTGTTCCCTCCTAAGACTTCTCCTTTGGATGCCTCAGTTGGAAAT GGAGCAACCAATGTGGTTTACCAGGCCCATCATGTCAGCAGGAGTAAGAGAGGACAAGTGGTTGGTACCAGGGGTGGATTTCGAGGCTGCACAGTTTGGCTGACAG GCCTTTCTGGTGCTGGCAAGACAACCATCAGCTTTGCTCTGGAAGAGTACTTGGTCTCTCACAGAATCCCTTGCTATTCCCTGGATGGTGATAACATTCGGCACGGCTTGAATAAAAACCTGGGCTTCTCACCAGGGGACCGGGAGGAGAACATCCGCCGCATCGCAGAGGTGGCCCGGCTGTTTGCTGACGCGGGGCTCATCTGCATAACCAgtttcatttctccttttgcAAAG GATCGTCAAAATGCACGGAAGATTCATGAGGCAGCTGGACTTCCTTTCTTTGAAATCTTTGTAGATGCTCCCCTAAATATTTGTGAAAGCAGAGATGTGAAGGGCCTGTACAAAAAGGCAAGAGCTGGTGAGATCAAAG GATTCACAGGGATTGACTCAGAGTATGAGAAGCCTGAAACTCCCGAACTAGTGTTGAAAACGAGTGTTGCATCAGTGTCTGAGTGTATTCAGCAGGTTGTGGAGCTCCTCCAAACACAA AACATTGTCCCCCATGGCTCAGTTAAGGATGTCCTTGAGCTCTTTGTACCTGAGAATAAACTCAGTAGTGTCCGAGCTGAAGCAGAAATGCTGCCCTCTGTGGAGATCACTAAG CTGGATCTGCAGTGGGTGCAGGTGCTGAGTGAAGGCTGGGCCACCCCCCTGACCGGCTTCATGCGTGAGGCAGAGTACCTGCAAGTGATCCATTTCGGGACCCTGATGAACG TCCTCCCCCCTCTCTTGCCAGACGGCGTTGTCAACCTGAGTGTCCCCATCGTGCTGCCCATCTCCACGCAGGACAAGGAGCGCCTGGAGGGCTGCGAGGCCGTGGTGCTCACCCACGCGGGGAGGAAGGTGGCTGTGCTGAGGAGCCCTGAGTACttccagcacaggaaagagGAACGCTGTGCCCGGGTCTGGGGCACCACCTGTGCCAAGCACCCCCATGTCAAA ATGGTGATGGAGAGTGGAGACTGGCTGGTTGGTGGAGACCTCCTTGTGCTGGAGAAGATCAAATGGAATGATGGGCTGGACCAGTACCGCCTGACACCGCTCACTCTCAAGCAGAAGTTCAGAGAAATGAATGCTG ATGCTGTCTTTGCATTCCAGCTGCGCAACCCCGTGCACAACGGGCACGCCCTGCTCATGCAGGACACGCGGAGACAGCTTTTGGAGAGGGGTTACAAAAACCCCGTGCTTCTCCTGCACCCCTTGGGAGGATGGACCAAAGATGACGATGTCCCACTGGAGTGGAGGATGAAGCAGCACACGGCAGTGCTGGAAGAGCAAGTTTTGGACCCAAAGTCAACCATCGTGGCCATCTTCCCCTCGCCCATGCTCTACGCCGGCCCCACGGAG GTGCAGTGGCACTGCCGAGCTCGTATGATTGCTGGGGCCAATTTCTACATCGTGGGACGTGACCCTGCAGGCATTCCTCACCCTGAGACCAAGAATGACCTCTATGAGCCCACACAGGGAGGGAAGGTCCTCAGCATGGCACCAGGGCTGACCTCAGTAGAAATCATCCCCTTCCGGGTTGCTGCTTACAACAAAGTGAAAAAGGCCATGGATTTTTATGACCCACAAAG GCACAATGATTTTGACTTCATCTCAGGAACACGCATGAGGAAGCTTGCTCGGGAAGGTGGAAACCCACCAGATGGCTTCATGGCCCCCAAAGCTTGGAAGGTCCTCACTGAGTACTACCAgtcattggaaaaaaagaactaa